The Topomyia yanbarensis strain Yona2022 chromosome 3, ASM3024719v1, whole genome shotgun sequence nucleotide sequence TAAATGGTGTCATCGTCCAGAAAGCTAACCAACGCTCTGTCAATCCTTAAGCTGGGTTGAGGTGAAATGTTCGCCGCGTGTTCCACAAAAATCTGCTCAATTGCTCGTGGCACAATTCCGGGATTTTTGTTTGTTCCAAGAAGTGTATATGTTTTTCCAGAGCCCGAAGTGCCATATGTTACAAATGTCGCCCCTCGGTTTCCTGTGATATTTCTAACCGCCGATTTGATACATCTATCATACACTTCCGCTTGTGGTACCTGATCGTTGAAAATCTCACTGAATGTGTACTGCCTTTCGGCAGAATATTCGTTGGCATTATTTGCCACCAGCGTGTTTTCATGAATTCTGAACGCTAATCGATAGTTATTGTTCTTCTGGTATGGTCTTAGTCGTAGACAAACTTTAACAGTTTCGCTATCTTTAGCGGTTTCTTGTGCACTTTCGTAGCGATCTATCGACACCGGAGAGCTGCTACGCGATGGCGACGAAGATCGAGAGGAGGAACATTGACTATCGTTCGACATCAACGTTTCCAGGTTAATCCGTGAGTTCGGCCGCGGCCGCATCCTGCGGTCGACACTGTTTTCTCTAGCATGTAAAAAAGAAGGTTGAGCTCGTTTCATTTTGCTCGTCTAGAAAACATGGAAGGCGACAAGCGATCGATTTGTTTAATCAACTATGGATGCAGATAAGCATTGAATCTACTTCTACTTATTTATCAAAGGAAGCTGCATTAAAACTAAAGGCGCTCAattcctctggataaagactcgccatctctatatttttcttattatttatttgtcagtgtcattccaaacgagcaCGAGAACTGTCAAAAGCATTCAATCCGAAGAAattcgcttcgaatccttctagAACGAGGGctattgacaggtctcgtgctcgattggaatgacactgacagataaatggttaACAAACTAtagacgtgtcgagtctttatccagaaggATTCAGCGTTGTTTATGAAAActattgggattttcgattgattgatacCGGAGTAGTATAGTGCActagttttgcactttctagcagaagtgtcaatggaacatacccagttttctgcacttctgctagatagtgcaaaaatggtgcagttccagtgcactccactacaccggtgtcaatcaatcaaaaatcgtATATATTTTTGGCATGGAAGATGACGTTTTATTTTTGATCTGTACCTAAGGGcggatcactctaagaatgtataacaaatttgcttcagattagaaaaaaatgcatttaatttccatttttgcatcaacttagtACCCCCTGGCAGAaaagtttaacaaacgtcctacgctgatccactttgttcgacgttttgttgcatgtagggctagttttttgtagggttttgacgtcttacacgcaacgcaaaatacattatgaatttctattttgatggaaagaaatttatttcaattcgcTGATttctaaaaatgcatcacaagtgatctgcccctacgTCTGTACACATGCTACTGTTGCATCAGTCGTCTAGATTTTGTCAACATGTCACGGTCGGTCAGCCCACTATACATTCAGAATGATAtaagattttcgattgattgacaccggtgtagtggtgTACACTGGAattgcaccatttttgcactttctagcagaagtgcggAAAACTGGGTaagttccattgacacttctggtagaaagtgcaaaaccagtgcactacactacaccggtgtcaatcaatcgaaaatcctaaTAGAAACTCACACTGTCAAACAAAAATGGCGAATCTTCTATGACATTTATTGGAATCTCTAAGTAAGTTTAAGAAAAAATGACCATTGTCACAAAGCAAGTTTTCTAATCATTTTGTAATACTTGGTCAAACGAGCAAAGGACGTTCTTACGTCTATAATATGTATCGAACTGCAATAATTTTACAATGTTGGTGTAGGACTGCGGCTTTTTTTCGATATGGCGGTGCACTTTGTAAATTAAACCAAAATCAAAGTAGTTATGTTTCGGATTCCTCATTTCATCCGTTTGACGATAAATTTCCGAAATGTTTCACTtatcgctcagaaatacttTTAAGAAATTAAGCCAATGGACAAAACTATAGATTTTTCTATTATTGACATTAACTTCAATTGGTTTCGCACCCAAACAACTACCGCGTTAAGTGGCTGGTCCATGCCAGGAATATTATGGATTTGTCCACTAAAAGTGCGTTTGCCAGGGTGGATCAATCCTCGAACGTCTGGActtttttaaatgtaattttatgtgatcgcaaaaattcaaaatatcgaACACCTACGTCGCTTCCTATTGTTCGAAGCAATTGAAAACTTTAATTTTAAACTCTGCGGGAGGTATATTTCCAAAAAAACGCGAAAATGCTGCGCTCTCGCCATCTTGTGACAAAAttactagaaaaaatagttctgGTGCTTCATAACTAGTACCATAAATCCCATTttacaagatctcgattcaccttaatattttttattgattacagtggttttaaccttagggtcattcgcatgttttcaggttagaaaaatctcttttggaaaaatctctaaccctatttgCGGTATTGGGAATgcaacccaggtgagctgcgtacaaggcaatcgatttaccaactacgctatgcccttCCCCTACCTTAATAAGATCTTAATGCAATTAATTTAGATGTGCAAGTATTTTGCGTATTTAAAGTATATATTGGctgcaattggaatattttgcgTATATATGGTACCAACGCGCTAAAATATTTCTGTAACTAGATTACGATGAATTGGACACatactttttaaatattgatgGTACTTAATGTACTTTATCGTACTTAATGAAAAATAACTAATCGCACGACTGCGTCGTATTGAAGATTTAGTGCTTGCCCATCGGTATGGTCCGTTTAGTTTAACACAAGCCATGTGAATCAAATAATTAATTATATATTTCGAATGATATTACACATCATAATATACtaacaaatgaaataaatttaaatcaaaatatttcacaTTTAGTAACGTCAACGGTTCGTACAAAACTCCATAAGGCTGCCCGatagttttttgtttcaatattcaataagtgattgaatatgtatgcaaaaataCCTTCAACTACGAAAAAGTAAGCTTTAAGCAAATTTAATCCGGATACATTTATTTTGTTACATGATTCAAATCGCCTCAGAAAGATGTATTTTAGTCTTAATTATTTTCTATTCGTTTGTACAGTTTTCAAATTTGGGTTTGTATTTTATTATTCTCGCGTAAGCCTGTTAGTTTGCACTGTGCCTTAGGCCAAAGTCAACTTTCAAATAATCACCATTTAGCTGTTTCGGGTATAACATGAATGCTGCCATCCCTATTCATTAAAACAGGCCCACCGACCGTGGTCCGTGACAACTGCTGAGTGGTTACTCAAAATAGCCtttatattttgaaagtactcaaaaacaaaccgttcattttctgttttttcatattaaattttacaaacgactaaataaaaagtaaatgcTTAATACGTTGGTTATTGATTGAATGGTagtatttaaattaattttctaAAACTACTCACAGTACCAAGTTAGTAATGTTCCCATCAATGCTACATTCAGAGCAAGCTATCGTTACTTTATATTTTCGAGGACGTAAATACTTACACTTCTAACATATAGTTTAGTTCTAATTACTGCACACAGCACGAATATTTTCTTGACAATagaatcaaaaaattaaaatacttaaAACGTTCTATCTAAACTCCAACTGAAAACCACAAAGAACTGAGTGAGTGTCGACTGAGTGCCGGCGCGACTTTTTTGATGTTTGCACAATCATTCTATTTTActcaaaactgcaaaataatATAAGTTTAGGTTCTAGTGGAACATATAAAATGGGCATGTAATCATCCTATTAAGGGGCGGTTTCTTCTCTCTCGCTTAACTTCAACAAGTTTAGTATGGTCCGCTTAGCTCAAAAACTTGTCGATAAATCGTCCATCACGAGTTCCCTAATTGACGCAGTACCGTTCGACGGTGAAACAACGATGGATGATTTGAAACATGTTTTAGATTTCTCTGTGAGCTGGTTTTCGAATTTGTCAGTGGACTGTTAATGCCTACTTTTAAGCCCTCAGTGAACATGAACGTTAAATCGTATTCTGCACAAATCTtgggcgttttttttttaaaagacatatctgcaatgagttactctctttgtttactttctcttctgttaataattcggtcactttaacatttatcccttaACTCtatgcataatatgctagttaaaactactgtctttcgatctgtactgtaaaataagtggaaagcgttatagtgacgccgtaaaaatcaaaagagaaagtagacaaaaggtttgttccagtacacggaagtcactccggagtaaacaggagcaaaaaattattgcttctttttactccggtttgctaccagaagaagaaaaagataaGAAGAGACTACAGGAACAATTTtatccggagtacttccagtttctcctggtactggaacagacctaaaGAGAGTAACTAAACTCATTgcagatgtctttttgaaaaaaacgctcaagaaatgttTATTCGAAAATCCTCTTCGtcgtgtggtagtgtgataaaatgAAACCACactatacactcaagttttttttacgcggtttttttttgcgcggtatttttttacgcggtttttttacgcggattttgaaattgggtcattaaatgagaaaaaaaagtcgttttttattacttacctcgataaagctgattttcgtgattgcaacaatgtttttttccaactcaggaaacgtgaaaataatattaaaatttaaaataaagaaatatgttgacagtctggatttgacactataggaaggatttgacatatcgaatttcacgacaaatgatgccctgtcagaaaaaattagggcatgttttctcggttttcccAGAGGGTTAttgttatttgacataaacaccatccattgcatatagtttttctttcattttgggtgttgtcctgataggagatgtaaacaaccgcagttttcctatgtatggttgccaagtttacataagatttattttaaaaaacaaaaaaatcgtttttacgtattacaacgaatttttttttgaaataatgttatattatgtatattggacctaaaatttatcgaatggaacggaaaactatatatagcttaatgacccaatttacgcggttttcatttacgcggattttgaaatttacgcggttttcatttacgcggtttttgaaatttacgcggttttcatttacgcggtttttgaaatttacgcggttttcatttacgcggattttgaaatttacgcggtatccatcaatgaggttccctttatcgcggattcttaaatttaagtggtcttcatttacgcggattttgaaatttacgcggttttcatttacgcggattttgaaatttacgcggttttcatttacgcggattttgaaatttacgcggttttcatttacgcggattttgaaatttacgcggttttcatttacgcggattttgaaatttacgcggttttcatttacgcggctcgtatcccccgcgtaaaaaaaacctgagtgtactcgtTTTGCCATGATTTTCGCTGTAACGGTACAGTGCCGTTGGTATAGTAATTTTACTATAATTTACAGTGAAATCTAATGTTACCttgcaatacaaaaataatcaacTATAATTTTTCTACCGCAACTTTCAATGGCAAattgattttacacaaaacaagAGGGTgattatgtatcttaacatatTTTCTAAGTTTTTTTTCTAGTGACATCTAATGCAATCGGTATTGTGTTTGCGATATCTATAATAAATCAGTTTTTTGTATCAGATCTTTATTTTCTCATAAAAATCTGTTTAATGCAGATTCATCTGTATATAATTAACAGCTACCCAATCggatcattaaatgaagaataaaatcatatttttatttcattaacCAATAGAGCTCATCTTTCTAAATATAGCAATATTCATGTTCAATCAAAAAGGattaactactagagggagcaaagcgtCGCAATATATTCACGGACTGAACTGACCagggcaatatgtgtcaaactgaTGAGGCCTGCAATAAGTAAGAGTGAGATAATTATCAGTGTTAACAGCGGTGTGAGACCACTAAAAGGTATCTCTTGTTCAACTTTTAAACTTCAGAAtgaatttcaattgattttctaaaaatatgtaaacacgTCTTCGTTTGACACTATCCGTTCTCcttgacagtgaatttagccaCACCAAGGCAATTCAATAGAAGGTGTGgtcgtgataattcaattttataaaataatttttatttgtttatttgcgtACAAAAAGTTCGATTACGTATCTTTAACGTCTACCTCGACGTCAACTGCATCTGTGAAAATCAAAAACAGCGTATGACATataaaaactctagaaagagaactgtggagagaaaaacagcgtttttggcaacgtatgccccagTACTGTACGGCcaccgacaaactgacatgacaactagaacgatttcagtgaaaatttttggcaaataatttaaactCGGAACAGTAACTCCATCTGTATAATGAGTTACACATCATTACTTAACGTGTCTTTCGTAAAAGAACACTAATgtcctctagtaaaagtctggacaagacatattcaaacgagcagaagtttttcgaattcaaatgAGCGGAGCATCGTATATTAACGTTTTAAGTAGAAAGTATTGCacgtttcattggaaacgagtcgtttaatcattttgaggcgacgcattgaattggcgcatttgataataaatgctgaaaacgtcaaaaaatatgcattacccaagtttaatgtatgctaattatttactttaactgaatttctcaataaaactgactaaaactgtgcttctaaagtttcaggtttttgtatgttttttacacaaaattgcaccACCTTTTATTAGTGTCCTTCCATAAGAAATACATTGCGATGAATCGTGCGCCGAATAGCGCTGCGAATcttgctgcgacgaaaaataatcgtcgtGTCTCCTTTGGAAAAGCACGGGCAATATTGCGGTATTGACTGGCTTTGTTCTCTGGAGACTCCATGAAAAGtgaatcgaaaaaattgaatcaacttcaagtcggttccgacagcatgaagtaacaagttactttacgctcgtccgggcatgccacagactcaggtgatttgtattctaatgccaaaagatcctaactcctgcggtagcatgcAAAaggttaagtagccgggaaactctaagcttgctcaaatgaccctattccacgcttactaaactttcttccctcacatccttgctctcccttgagtactatggctcataatattgaaaaatatacttcaactTCCAGTGtcatgctaattaaatgccgttacaacaacTTCGGGATTTATCATCACATTGCTTAATAAACTATTCCATTTCCGAGAATGAAACGATTTACGATCGGACCGTAGATCTTTCGCCGAAAATGCAGTGTATGTCATTTGCCCTGATTTACCTcatattttgtcaaatattgtTTATATATATATGTTTACAAAATTGATTCAGCTGTTTATCAAATATTCAACAAAACTAGAACATATATTTCTAAGGTTATAGTTTCCTTTAACTATTTCAAGTATAGCCAAACTTCTTTGAGCCAAGTGCCTTGAAACTATGGTTGTCTATTTTCTCTTGTCCAAACTTCTACTGGAGGAACTCTAGTTACATAGAGTAGCTTCGATGATTATTAGAGAGTTGACTGAAAATTTCGAAACTCTTACTGTCAAACGAACGtccgtttgacagtacgagttacaaaattttgcgtcgactctctaataatatcttgccaaatttgaaaatacagtgtcatgtcagtttgtcggtgGTACGGCAACATGTTATAATTATGGCTGACCCCTCTGCCCCTGACccaaattaggttttacaccaaccgacataaccgcgtgaattgaaccggatgaacttcgtttgacaattctcggtggtttgtttacatgagagttacgtgagttcgaatgtaacagattagcgcccgttgcactcgcactcacgcaacggacaaagtaaacaaaccaccgagaattgtcaaccCTGAACTTCATtaatcatgagttcattcgtgtcgtcatcttgtagaactcaattaggTTTTTTTACTGAAACAGTTAACGTCACTCTTCctgacagttcacttgtactgtttacgtggactagaaaaatttgtggacgactagattcgctcgaagcaaatcgcaaagaatttttctaagtccgtGTAAACAGtgcaagcgaactgtcaaaaatgaacactcagttcatttgtgacgtcaccgtaaagtattcactggaaaagaatcgattattttttgataaattatcGATCCGGCAAGTTATCTTCGGACATCACTAGCGCGATGAGTGACAGTTGTTGAAAGAAACAAGCGGCGGCGTACAAAAATGCTTTTGCAGTGAAAAATATTAGGCTTTgtttttggagtgatttttgGCGAATTATTCGTAATTACTTCATCACAAAAGTATTTATCCGTTAGGATGACTGTCGacggtgaaaataaaattaaatccgAGCGTCGCAGCCAGGATGAGGACGACAATTTTGCGAATCAAAACAGCAGCAGCTTAGGCACTCCGGCAAAAGAAAGCGGTGGAAGGGCTCGAACTAAAGGCAAGCTGTTTGTCGAAAAGGGCAAAGCTAGTTTCTTGCAGGATTTGCTGCAGTTCCACGAGAAAAATGGGTAAGTGGTTTAAATGATGTTTAATTATTTTCTTATTAAGTTTGGTGTATTTTGTTTTAGCACGCCTTGCGTACGTATGCCGAAGATATGTGGTCGCGATGTTGATTTGCATAAGCTCTACTCAATCGTCATTAGCCGGGGTGGTTGGCTAAAGGTTAATGCCCGTGAGGACTGGGACGAAGTGATCGACGAAATGAAACTTCCTAAACGCTGTGTTAATAATGAGATTGCTATAAAACAGATCTATATACGCTTCCTAGATAGATACGAGCGGGTGAATTTTCATGGGGAAGAAAAGGATCCGGCCGATGAGGAAGACGAGGAGAAAAGACACAACCGACGGTGGTCAGCTCGTATGCTGCACTCTGTACCAGCAGTTTATAATCATGCTCAACACAACATACCGGAAGGGATGAGAGCATCATTGAATTTGTCCTgtgatttgttcaaaccaacgGAGTACGACAAATTAATGCTGTCGCTGTTGTCACCCTTACCGAATGAACAGGATTTCGCCATAAACGTTTGTACGCTGATGTCGAATGAAAGTAAACATACGTTGAAAGTGGACAAGTGCCCGAAATTAGTTCAGGTTTTATTGGCGCACGGTGGCGTATTTAATCACTACACTCTTCGAGATATGTTCCATGTGTATTACGCAAATATCAGGAAGAATTCATTGCAACGTTTTTGGAAGGACAGTCTTTTTGAAAAACCGCAGGTGCTGGAGTTGTCCTACGAGGACTGTTTTCAGAAGTTGGAACGAGATCCAACCGAGTTGATCAAGAGCATCTACGACGATGATCACAGCAAAACTCTTGATGATGAAGATTGTGGCAAGCTGAACATGGCGACATTGAGAGGTTTTCTAAGTTTGGGTTCTGGCTTAGGAACAAACGATTACATAGGACAGAGAGTACAGCAAATTGCATCAATATTTAGAAATTTGAGTTTCAACGAAGAAAATGTCATAGTTTTGGGAGCAAATCGGCCGTTTTTAAGATTTCTGATTATGTGTGCTAATGCCCGGTGGAACAATCTGCATCATATGGGCTTGGATATGCTCGGTAATGTAGCAACAGAAATTGATATCAATGATCCCCAGGTGGACGAGATTACTCGATGTTTGctttcaacaatttcagaagGTTTAGAGGGAGCAGATCGTGGAGTTATCATCAGTTGTTTGGAAATTTTAAGCAAAATAGCACAGAAAGAAAGCAACGAGGAAAATCTTACCCGATGCTTGAATCAAACGGTGTACGATCAAATTTGTCTGTTTCTGTCATTAAGCGACATAATGTTGCTATTGTATACGCTAGAGTGCATCTACTCGTTAACATCCATGGGTGAAAAACCGTGTGCTTCAATGATGCACGTAACCGGTATAATTGACACATTGGTGTCTTTAGTAACAGTGGAAGCACAAAGCTACGGGCCTGATGCCTGCATACTAATGCGAGTGGTGGAAACCATTCCTGGAAATATATCCGGTGGCTATCCTGGTAATCCAAATCAAAATCCATCTACAACAAGCCAACCTCAAACATCCAGTATGGCTCAATTGACTGTGCAGCAGAAAGAACAACCATCAATTCCTATACCAGCTATTCCAGCACTACCGGAGATCCCGAAAATACCTGTTCCAACTAAAATGAGCTCCGTTGGACAAACAAACCCAACAACCGCAAGTGCTCCTCCACCAGTTAGCACACCGGCCATTCAAGTAACCAGCGTAACTCGTCCGGCCGCTTCTCAATCTCCCCAGATACCGGTTAATATTATAAGCCGAGGAGATGCGACTCCCCCAAAAATATCACCTCCACCGGTAACTACTGCAACAGTATCGCCAGCCCCACCAGGTCCTGTTACGGTTGCGGCAAAACACGCTCAACAGCAGCAGTCCCAGGAAAACGAACAATTTGCGTACGCTTGGTTGAAGGCAACATTTGAAACTACTTCTTCCATGGCGAATAGACTAGAGCAAGGCGAAGTGTACCGACAGTATTTGACAGCAAATGCAAAAATCGGTCGCAAAGCCGTAGTTCCACAGGCACACTTTCCTCGCTGCATGAGAACCGTTTTCGGAGGAACTGTTGGACCGATACAAGTAAAAACCGAGCATAATGGAGTTGAAAGCTGCAACTTTTACTACGAAGGCATCAAGCTGAGACCGAAACCATCCCCACTATCCAGCGGGG carries:
- the LOC131687888 gene encoding AT-rich interactive domain-containing protein 2-like, whose product is MTVDGENKIKSERRSQDEDDNFANQNSSSLGTPAKESGGRARTKGKLFVEKGKASFLQDLLQFHEKNGTPCVRMPKICGRDVDLHKLYSIVISRGGWLKVNAREDWDEVIDEMKLPKRCVNNEIAIKQIYIRFLDRYERVNFHGEEKDPADEEDEEKRHNRRWSARMLHSVPAVYNHAQHNIPEGMRASLNLSCDLFKPTEYDKLMLSLLSPLPNEQDFAINVCTLMSNESKHTLKVDKCPKLVQVLLAHGGVFNHYTLRDMFHVYYANIRKNSLQRFWKDSLFEKPQVLELSYEDCFQKLERDPTELIKSIYDDDHSKTLDDEDCGKLNMATLRGFLSLGSGLGTNDYIGQRVQQIASIFRNLSFNEENVIVLGANRPFLRFLIMCANARWNNLHHMGLDMLGNVATEIDINDPQVDEITRCLLSTISEGLEGADRGVIISCLEILSKIAQKESNEENLTRCLNQTVYDQICLFLSLSDIMLLLYTLECIYSLTSMGEKPCASMMHVTGIIDTLVSLVTVEAQSYGPDACILMRVVETIPGNISGGYPGNPNQNPSTTSQPQTSSMAQLTVQQKEQPSIPIPAIPALPEIPKIPVPTKMSSVGQTNPTTASAPPPVSTPAIQVTSVTRPAASQSPQIPVNIISRGDATPPKISPPPVTTATVSPAPPGPVTVAAKHAQQQQSQENEQFAYAWLKATFETTSSMANRLEQGEVYRQYLTANAKIGRKAVVPQAHFPRCMRTVFGGTVGPIQVKTEHNGVESCNFYYEGIKLRPKPSPLSSGALQKGTSTVSKAFHSCFLL